From Synoicihabitans lomoniglobus, the proteins below share one genomic window:
- a CDS encoding type II toxin-antitoxin system Phd/YefM family antitoxin, which produces MSEIINIQTAKTHLSRLVEKVAAGEEVIIAKAGKPMVRVIPYQPARKPRASPGKVKKSRQFRFRPAGG; this is translated from the coding sequence ATGTCCGAGATCATCAACATTCAAACCGCCAAAACCCACCTCTCCCGGTTGGTCGAAAAAGTGGCGGCCGGCGAGGAGGTCATCATCGCCAAAGCAGGTAAGCCGATGGTCCGGGTGATCCCGTATCAACCGGCTAGAAAACCTCGAGCAAGCCCAGGGAAAGTTAAAAAATCCCGACAGTTTCGTTTCCGTCCTGCTGGAGGATGA
- the dnaX gene encoding DNA polymerase III subunit gamma/tau — protein MAKTGYQVIARKWRPQTFDDVVGQDHVVRTLRNAIARDRIAHAYLFVGPRGTGKTSSARIFAKALNCTDGPNADFDPADPACVSIAEGTHLDVIEIDGASNNGVDQVRDLRETVQYAPAQGKYKVYIIDEVHMLSAQAFNALLKTLEEPPEHVKFVFATTDPQKVLPTIVSRCQRFDLKPIPAPLIIERLRKIAVDEKVTISDEAVASIARMADGGMRDAQSIFDQMISFCGDDITEPDVLDVYGLVSAEKLAQLAGAIAAGDHQQLVAIVDECDESGRDLVRLLADLQVVVRTALLDAIAQGGKTTHLGTELSTEQVTRMLDALREGEGAVKLGLAEKINLEVTLLKAVEASRARAIDSLIKELAALSNEAGDASPDQKKKA, from the coding sequence GTGGCAAAAACCGGATATCAAGTCATCGCCCGCAAGTGGCGGCCCCAGACTTTCGACGACGTCGTCGGCCAAGATCATGTCGTGCGCACGCTGCGCAACGCGATTGCCCGGGACCGGATTGCCCACGCCTATCTGTTCGTGGGGCCACGTGGAACGGGTAAAACCTCTTCGGCGCGCATTTTTGCCAAAGCACTCAACTGCACCGACGGCCCCAACGCCGATTTTGATCCTGCTGATCCGGCCTGTGTTTCGATCGCGGAGGGCACTCATCTCGATGTGATCGAGATCGATGGTGCCTCGAACAATGGTGTCGATCAGGTGCGCGACCTGCGCGAGACGGTGCAATACGCGCCGGCCCAGGGTAAGTATAAGGTCTACATCATCGACGAGGTGCACATGCTCTCGGCGCAGGCGTTCAATGCGCTGCTAAAGACGCTCGAAGAGCCGCCGGAGCACGTGAAATTTGTGTTCGCCACGACTGATCCGCAGAAGGTGCTGCCGACGATCGTGTCACGTTGCCAACGTTTCGATCTGAAGCCGATTCCCGCCCCGCTCATCATCGAGCGTCTGCGTAAGATCGCGGTGGACGAAAAGGTCACCATCAGCGACGAAGCGGTGGCGTCCATCGCCCGCATGGCGGACGGGGGCATGCGTGACGCCCAGTCCATCTTCGACCAGATGATCTCCTTCTGCGGTGACGACATCACCGAGCCGGACGTGCTTGATGTATACGGCCTCGTTTCCGCCGAAAAGCTCGCGCAGCTGGCGGGAGCAATTGCGGCCGGCGATCACCAGCAACTCGTCGCCATCGTGGACGAGTGCGACGAATCCGGCCGCGATTTGGTGCGCCTGCTGGCTGATTTGCAGGTGGTGGTGCGCACGGCCTTGCTCGATGCCATCGCCCAAGGCGGCAAAACCACTCACCTCGGGACGGAACTTTCCACCGAGCAGGTCACGCGCATGCTGGACGCCCTGCGTGAAGGCGAGGGCGCGGTGAAGCTGGGACTGGCCGAGAAAATCAATTTGGAAGTGACCTTGCTCAAAGCGGTGGAAGCCAGCCGCGCGCGCGCCATCGACAGTTTGATCAAAGAACTCGCCGCGTTGTCCAACGAGGCGGGGGACGCGTCGCCCGACCAAAAAAAAAAGGCCTGA
- a CDS encoding gamma-glutamylcyclotransferase family protein: protein MSAKDSSILFFAYGLKMDEKRMMALDADCELMGTARLDGYRFEFTAQGHANLQADPESKGWGILWLVPARQMEALDAWAKSRGFERTVLFVISPAGPRVPATAFINLDGTTGSPDPAEWTEILAAARTAKLERSYLTHLKSLSPGS, encoded by the coding sequence ATGAGCGCCAAAGACTCCAGCATTCTGTTTTTCGCCTACGGTCTGAAAATGGACGAAAAGCGCATGATGGCGCTCGATGCCGATTGTGAGTTGATGGGCACCGCCCGGCTCGATGGTTATCGGTTCGAGTTCACCGCCCAGGGTCATGCCAACCTGCAGGCCGATCCCGAGTCGAAGGGGTGGGGCATCCTGTGGCTCGTGCCGGCCCGGCAAATGGAGGCTTTGGACGCTTGGGCCAAGTCGCGCGGTTTTGAGCGCACGGTATTGTTTGTGATCAGCCCGGCCGGGCCGCGTGTCCCGGCGACGGCGTTTATCAATCTCGACGGCACGACAGGATCACCCGACCCGGCGGAATGGACCGAAATCCTCGCGGCGGCGCGAACCGCGAAGTTGGAACGCAGTTATCTCACCCATCTTAAATCACTCTCACCGGGTTCGTGA
- the leuA gene encoding 2-isopropylmalate synthase has protein sequence MSAFPASKYRPFPPIDLPDRQWPSRTQTTAPIWCSVDLRDGNQALAQPMSVVEKLEFFDMLVRIGFKQIEVGFPSASQIEFDFCRRLIDENRIPDDVSIQILCQCRADLIKRSCEAIAGAKNVIFHLYNSTSPAQRNYVFGADRPAIKKIATDAVALMKAETAPLVAAGHRIVLEYSPESFTSTEMDFALEICEAVTDVWQPTADNKVILNLPATVEYATPNIHADQIEWMCRHLTRRDLTIVSLHTHNDRGTGIAATELGLLAGADRVEGTLFGNGERTGNLDIVTVALNLQTQGVDPKLDFSDLNEIREIYERTTRMDVPPRSPYAGDLVFTAFSGSHQDAIKKSWDKQIAGEPWDVLYIPIDPADIGRDYKAIIRINSQSGKGGVAYILENEYGFTLPKAMHREFGPVVNRLADTKGTELSAADILEAFQAEYLDRKQPIEVVDFRTTEKDKVVTCEADLVINGTGRTLTGQGNGPINAFVTAVREAELLEFEFLNYTEHSLGIGARAQAVSYIQIQPINGKPLYGAGIDTSIDIASIKAVASAMNRALLD, from the coding sequence ATGTCCGCTTTCCCCGCTTCGAAATACCGACCATTCCCGCCGATCGATTTGCCCGACCGGCAATGGCCCAGCCGCACCCAGACCACCGCGCCCATTTGGTGCAGTGTCGACTTGCGCGATGGCAATCAAGCGCTCGCCCAACCCATGAGCGTCGTCGAAAAACTCGAGTTCTTCGACATGCTCGTGCGCATCGGCTTCAAGCAAATCGAAGTCGGCTTTCCTTCCGCTTCGCAAATCGAGTTCGATTTCTGCCGCCGTCTCATCGACGAAAATCGTATCCCCGACGACGTCTCCATCCAGATCCTGTGCCAATGCCGGGCAGATCTCATCAAGCGATCCTGCGAGGCCATCGCCGGGGCGAAGAACGTCATCTTCCACCTCTACAACTCCACCTCCCCCGCCCAGCGCAACTACGTGTTCGGTGCGGATCGTCCCGCCATCAAAAAGATCGCGACGGATGCCGTGGCGCTCATGAAAGCGGAGACCGCGCCTTTGGTCGCGGCCGGCCATCGCATCGTGCTGGAATACTCGCCCGAGAGCTTCACCAGCACCGAAATGGATTTCGCGTTGGAAATTTGCGAAGCCGTGACCGACGTCTGGCAACCCACGGCCGACAACAAGGTCATCCTGAACCTACCCGCCACCGTCGAATACGCCACGCCCAACATCCATGCCGATCAAATCGAATGGATGTGCCGCCACCTCACCCGCCGCGATCTGACCATCGTTTCCCTGCACACCCACAACGACCGCGGCACCGGCATCGCCGCCACCGAGTTGGGCTTGCTGGCCGGCGCTGATCGCGTTGAAGGCACGCTCTTCGGCAATGGCGAGCGCACCGGCAACCTCGATATCGTGACCGTCGCACTCAACTTGCAAACCCAGGGCGTGGACCCGAAGCTCGACTTCTCCGACCTCAACGAGATCCGGGAGATTTACGAACGCACCACCCGCATGGACGTGCCGCCCCGCTCCCCCTACGCGGGCGACTTGGTGTTCACGGCCTTCAGCGGCTCGCATCAGGACGCCATCAAAAAGTCGTGGGACAAACAGATCGCGGGAGAACCGTGGGATGTCCTCTACATTCCCATCGATCCCGCCGACATCGGTCGCGACTACAAGGCGATCATCCGCATCAATTCCCAGTCGGGCAAAGGCGGCGTGGCCTACATCCTCGAAAACGAATACGGCTTCACCCTGCCCAAGGCGATGCACCGCGAATTCGGTCCGGTGGTCAACCGTCTCGCCGACACCAAGGGCACGGAGCTGTCGGCCGCCGACATTCTCGAAGCCTTCCAAGCCGAGTATCTCGATCGTAAACAACCCATCGAGGTCGTCGACTTCCGCACCACTGAAAAGGACAAGGTGGTCACCTGCGAAGCGGACCTAGTCATCAACGGCACCGGCCGCACCCTCACGGGCCAGGGCAACGGTCCCATCAACGCGTTCGTGACCGCCGTCCGCGAAGCCGAGTTGCTGGAGTTTGAATTCCTCAACTACACCGAACATTCCCTCGGCATCGGCGCCCGCGCCCAGGCGGTTTCCTACATTCAGATTCAACCGATAAATGGTAAACCGCTCTACGGCGCCGGCATCGACACCAGCATCGACATTGCCTCCATCAAAGCCGTCGCCAGCGCGATGAATCGAGCTCTCCTCGACTAA
- a CDS encoding RNA polymerase sigma factor, with amino-acid sequence MPTLDKPFDHAACLERVREGDQDAARDLVDSLYPQVVKIVRGRLPRWVAEEDLAQEVFLKMFTRLEQYRGDVPLPHWVSRIAVTTCIDHLRKQQRRPELRRADLSEEESDMLDVVTADTNAEQAGDALAARELLGKLLDQLSPDDRMVIQLLDLEQKSLIEVGDLLGWNTTLVKVRAFRARRKLQKLWQKLEAEEHV; translated from the coding sequence ATGCCGACCCTGGATAAGCCCTTTGACCATGCGGCTTGCTTGGAGCGCGTGCGCGAAGGCGATCAGGACGCCGCGCGAGACTTGGTGGACTCCCTTTACCCGCAGGTCGTCAAAATCGTGCGCGGTCGTTTGCCGCGATGGGTCGCGGAAGAGGATCTCGCCCAGGAGGTGTTTCTAAAAATGTTTACCCGACTCGAACAATATCGCGGGGATGTGCCGTTGCCGCACTGGGTCTCACGAATCGCCGTGACGACCTGCATCGACCATCTGCGCAAGCAGCAGCGGCGACCGGAGTTGCGGCGGGCTGATCTCTCGGAGGAGGAATCCGACATGTTGGATGTGGTCACCGCCGATACCAACGCCGAACAGGCGGGCGATGCGCTGGCCGCTCGCGAACTGTTGGGCAAGCTGCTCGATCAACTCAGCCCGGACGACCGCATGGTCATCCAGTTGCTCGATTTGGAACAGAAATCGCTCATCGAAGTGGGCGATCTGCTCGGTTGGAACACGACTTTGGTTAAGGTTCGCGCCTTCCGAGCACGTCGGAAGTTGCAAAAGCTATGGCAAAAACTCGAAGCTGAGGAACACGTATGA
- a CDS encoding PIN domain-containing protein, which produces MNRLENLEQAQGKLKNPDSFVSVLLEDEFAELPVTAVHASQSLQLPAVHSDPFDRMLAAQILAERLVLATRDRRIQPCDVPTVAA; this is translated from the coding sequence ATCAACCGGCTAGAAAACCTCGAGCAAGCCCAGGGAAAGTTAAAAAATCCCGACAGTTTCGTTTCCGTCCTGCTGGAGGATGAATTTGCCGAGCTACCGGTGACCGCGGTCCACGCCAGTCAATCCCTCCAACTGCCCGCGGTTCACTCCGACCCGTTCGACCGCATGCTCGCCGCTCAAATCTTGGCCGAGAGACTTGTTCTCGCGACTCGGGATCGCCGCATCCAACCCTGCGACGTGCCGACGGTCGCGGCCTGA
- a CDS encoding flavoprotein produces the protein MSSPIAGKRIILGISGSIAAYKAADLVSQLRKREAEVFPVLTRGGAEFITPLTLQTLARQPVSVDLWKEGQGWQPGHVELADKADLMVVAPATADVIAQFAHGLAPDYLGSLHLVARCPVLIAPAMNGKMWEHPATVANVAVLKSRGVHFIGPEDGMLACGYEGAGRLWPVEGIVEKIENLLLASPAS, from the coding sequence ATGTCATCGCCGATCGCCGGCAAGCGTATCATCCTCGGAATCTCCGGGTCCATCGCTGCTTACAAAGCCGCGGACCTCGTCAGTCAGCTGCGTAAACGCGAGGCTGAGGTTTTTCCGGTGCTCACCCGGGGAGGAGCTGAGTTCATCACGCCGCTGACGTTGCAGACGCTCGCCCGGCAGCCGGTTTCGGTCGATTTGTGGAAGGAAGGGCAGGGGTGGCAACCCGGTCACGTCGAACTCGCCGACAAAGCGGATCTGATGGTGGTGGCACCAGCGACCGCCGATGTGATCGCGCAATTCGCCCACGGGCTGGCTCCCGACTATCTGGGTTCCCTGCACCTGGTGGCGCGTTGCCCCGTGCTCATCGCTCCGGCGATGAATGGGAAAATGTGGGAGCACCCGGCCACGGTTGCCAATGTCGCCGTGCTCAAATCGCGCGGCGTGCACTTTATCGGACCCGAGGACGGCATGTTGGCCTGCGGCTACGAAGGGGCGGGTCGTTTGTGGCCGGTCGAAGGCATTGTGGAAAAGATCGAAAATCTGTTGTTAGCTTCTCCCGCATCATGA
- a CDS encoding phosphatase PAP2 family protein: protein MPTRLETWRSWWIVLGLLALTLALSELTSIDIRVQDWFFNEETGTWLIGRRDPIPRALFYNGPKYVIILLGVTLLTLLLGRPSWRERWHVTRKGLGVVLLTLAIVPALIGQIKATTGVYCPWDIRRYGGPAPYVRVFEMHPENDRPPYKGRGFPAGHASGGFALVGLAALTQTRRQYYAAIALALGLGWVMGIYQFAKGAHYVSHNLVTMWITWLVYVPIQRGMSRAGRESNLT from the coding sequence GTGCCTACACGCCTTGAAACCTGGCGCTCGTGGTGGATCGTGCTGGGCCTGTTGGCGCTCACGCTCGCCCTGTCGGAACTCACCTCGATCGACATCCGGGTGCAGGACTGGTTCTTCAATGAGGAGACCGGCACGTGGTTGATCGGGCGACGTGATCCGATTCCGCGGGCATTGTTCTACAATGGTCCGAAGTATGTGATCATTCTATTGGGCGTGACGCTGCTCACACTGCTGCTCGGTCGACCGTCCTGGCGGGAACGGTGGCACGTCACGCGCAAGGGGCTTGGCGTGGTGTTGCTCACGTTGGCGATCGTGCCGGCATTGATTGGTCAAATCAAAGCCACGACCGGCGTTTACTGCCCGTGGGACATTCGTCGCTACGGCGGTCCCGCTCCCTACGTGCGGGTATTTGAGATGCATCCGGAAAACGATCGGCCGCCGTATAAAGGCCGCGGATTTCCGGCCGGTCATGCCAGCGGTGGATTCGCTTTGGTGGGGCTCGCTGCGCTGACGCAGACGCGCCGCCAATACTACGCGGCAATCGCGCTCGCGTTGGGGTTGGGCTGGGTAATGGGTATCTATCAATTTGCGAAGGGCGCGCACTACGTGAGCCATAACCTGGTCACCATGTGGATCACCTGGTTGGTCTACGTGCCGATCCAGCGCGGGATGAGCCGCGCGGGCCGCGAATCGAATCTCACGTAA
- a CDS encoding LTA synthase family protein, translated as MFVTLALLTRMALLLKSAGEVSWNLTLLASFAWGVVYDVGAALWWSLPVVLVLMLLPAPTFQYRAVRGAVIGAIGVGFFLMLFSGVSEWTFWDEFGVRFNFIAVDYLVYTTEVIGNIRESYPMPLIIGGVALGAIGLTGMMVRTGLPQIWMEAAATPWRRRYATGLVWIVVAVSFGSLLSERWLPTFANNYNRELAKNGGWALFAAFWANQLEFDQFYETLPEDRAFAMVRENLVRDGSVLMGSEAEDTLRQISAMQPEQRPNVIQITVESLSASFMARYGNTDGITPELDKLVADSLVFDQFYATGTRTVRGMEALTLSLPPTPGRSLVKRPDNENLFSLGSVFQSKGYDTAFIYGGYGYFDNMNYFFGHNGYRIVDRGQVADEDITFANAWGACDEDLFDWSLREADATAKTGKPFFQFVMTTSNHRPFTYPEGRIDLPSKESRRNGGVKYTDYAIAKFLRDASTRPWYKDTIFVIVADHCASSAGKTTLPVSNYHIPLLIFAPGGQIEPGVVDEITSQVDYAPTLLGLLNWSYPSRFFGRDVMHDGCERPARAFVGTYQKMGLWDGERLAVLSPVRHKAMFGTTTGTEVLISEGQDDPLIQEATSYYQTASDLFRLDAYRAYTP; from the coding sequence ATGTTTGTGACGCTTGCGTTACTCACGCGGATGGCTCTTTTGCTCAAATCGGCCGGCGAGGTTTCGTGGAATTTGACGCTACTGGCGTCGTTTGCGTGGGGCGTGGTTTACGATGTCGGCGCGGCGCTGTGGTGGTCATTGCCGGTGGTGCTGGTGCTGATGCTTTTGCCGGCACCCACGTTCCAGTATCGGGCGGTCCGCGGGGCCGTGATCGGTGCGATTGGCGTGGGGTTTTTCCTGATGTTGTTCTCCGGCGTGTCGGAGTGGACGTTCTGGGATGAGTTTGGGGTGCGCTTTAATTTCATCGCAGTCGATTACCTTGTCTACACGACCGAAGTGATCGGCAACATCCGTGAGTCTTATCCGATGCCGTTGATCATCGGAGGCGTGGCGTTGGGCGCGATCGGACTCACCGGGATGATGGTGCGCACGGGTTTGCCGCAGATCTGGATGGAGGCGGCGGCCACGCCGTGGCGTCGTCGTTATGCGACCGGGCTGGTGTGGATCGTGGTCGCGGTCAGTTTTGGTTCGCTGCTGAGCGAGCGTTGGTTGCCGACGTTTGCCAACAACTACAACCGGGAGCTGGCGAAGAACGGCGGCTGGGCCTTGTTCGCCGCCTTCTGGGCCAACCAACTCGAGTTCGATCAATTCTACGAGACGTTGCCGGAGGACCGGGCGTTTGCCATGGTGCGGGAAAATCTGGTGCGCGATGGCTCCGTGTTGATGGGTAGTGAAGCCGAGGATACGTTGCGCCAGATTTCCGCGATGCAGCCGGAGCAGCGGCCGAACGTGATTCAAATTACGGTGGAGAGTCTGAGTGCCAGCTTCATGGCCCGCTATGGCAATACGGACGGGATCACGCCGGAGTTGGACAAACTCGTCGCGGACTCGCTCGTGTTTGATCAATTTTATGCGACCGGCACCCGCACCGTGCGTGGCATGGAGGCGTTGACCTTGTCGCTGCCGCCGACGCCGGGCCGCTCGCTGGTGAAACGGCCCGACAACGAGAACCTGTTTTCCTTGGGGTCGGTTTTTCAAAGCAAAGGCTACGACACGGCGTTCATCTACGGTGGTTACGGTTACTTCGACAACATGAACTACTTTTTCGGCCACAACGGTTACCGCATCGTGGATCGCGGGCAGGTGGCGGACGAAGACATCACGTTTGCCAACGCCTGGGGCGCCTGTGACGAGGATTTGTTCGACTGGTCGCTGCGCGAAGCGGACGCGACGGCCAAGACCGGGAAGCCGTTTTTTCAGTTTGTGATGACGACTTCGAACCATCGACCGTTCACGTATCCGGAGGGGCGGATCGATCTGCCGTCCAAGGAATCGCGGCGCAATGGCGGGGTGAAATACACCGACTACGCCATCGCCAAGTTTCTCCGCGATGCCTCCACGCGTCCTTGGTATAAGGATACGATCTTCGTGATCGTGGCGGATCACTGCGCGAGTTCGGCCGGCAAGACGACATTGCCGGTATCCAACTACCACATCCCGTTGCTGATTTTTGCGCCGGGCGGTCAGATTGAGCCTGGCGTGGTGGACGAAATCACCAGCCAGGTGGACTATGCGCCGACGCTGTTGGGACTGTTGAACTGGTCCTACCCGAGCCGGTTTTTCGGCCGGGATGTGATGCACGATGGGTGTGAGCGGCCGGCCCGGGCATTCGTGGGCACCTATCAAAAAATGGGTTTGTGGGACGGCGAACGGCTGGCCGTCTTGAGTCCGGTGCGTCACAAAGCCATGTTTGGCACGACCACCGGCACCGAAGTTTTAATCAGTGAAGGTCAGGATGATCCGTTGATTCAGGAAGCGACTTCCTATTATCAGACGGCGAGTGATCTGTTCCGACTCGACGCCTACCGTGCCTACACGCCTTGA
- a CDS encoding response regulator transcription factor has translation MRILVVEDEKKVAGLISAGLTEQGWAVEVCHNGDEGLLLANEHTFDAMVLDVMLPGRDGLSLLRKLRSQRNTVPVILLTARGDVNERVEGLELGADDYMPKPFSVVELVARLRAIVRRHTGDTLSVLSHGDLSLNLHQRTVRRAGTDIDLTAREFALLETFLSSPGRVLSRTFLCQRVWGYQFDPETNVVDVAVQRLRRKIDDDFTPKLIQTVRGVGYSLASE, from the coding sequence GTGCGAATCCTCGTAGTTGAAGACGAAAAAAAGGTGGCCGGACTCATTTCGGCCGGACTCACCGAACAAGGCTGGGCCGTGGAAGTGTGCCACAACGGCGATGAAGGACTGCTGCTCGCCAACGAGCATACTTTCGACGCCATGGTCCTCGATGTCATGCTGCCCGGTCGCGATGGTTTGAGCCTGTTGCGCAAGCTGCGCAGCCAGCGCAACACCGTCCCCGTCATCCTGCTCACCGCCCGCGGCGACGTAAACGAGCGCGTCGAAGGCCTCGAACTCGGAGCCGACGACTACATGCCCAAACCGTTTTCCGTCGTCGAACTGGTGGCCCGCCTCCGCGCCATTGTGCGCCGCCACACCGGCGACACCCTCAGCGTGCTCAGCCACGGCGATCTCAGCCTCAACCTCCACCAGCGCACCGTGCGACGCGCCGGCACCGACATCGATTTGACCGCCCGCGAATTCGCTCTACTCGAAACTTTTCTGAGCAGCCCGGGCCGGGTGCTCTCCCGCACGTTCCTATGTCAACGCGTCTGGGGTTATCAATTTGATCCCGAGACCAATGTGGTCGACGTCGCCGTGCAGCGGCTGCGGCGCAAGATCGACGACGATTTCACGCCCAAACTGATTCAAACCGTCCGCGGCGTCGGCTACTCTCTCGCCTCCGAATGA